The following nucleotide sequence is from Paroedura picta isolate Pp20150507F chromosome 1, Ppicta_v3.0, whole genome shotgun sequence.
TATATCCCCCCTGGAGCTGTTCCCATTAATCCAAAGAAACATTATAATTTAGGttttgcatccacttaatcatacaGTTCTTTTATCTGTTCTTTCTCAGTCACATATTTTAACAGAAGCTTCTATATTTGACCTCCTATATtcagctggggaaggcactggcaaactacccagTATTGAGttggccatgaaaacactagagggcgtcaccccaaggtcagacatgacccggtgcttgcacccgGTCCTTAACCTTTATGCAGCTTAGCCTGAGCTATTACAGTTTCGAATTCTGTCATTTCCCCACCAGCGGTTGTTAAGTCTCTTCGTTCCAATTTCAACTTTGCTGTTTTTTGTAAATATTCAAACCGATCGGtgatttttcccttcttttttgagTTGATCCCAACTTTCTATCTGCCCCATAGTAGTTAATAAGTCTTTTTAGATTTTAAACAATCAGTTCTCATCTGCTGGGAGTTATTCAAATAAGCTTCCCCTGGGGATTTCAGCATAGATAAAGTAGAGCTTATTCGGTGTTTGTACTTTAGCCAGGTTTTGAGAAGAGCAGTCTTCTTTTCTTAGATCTTCTCAAAGACCACAATAAGCTATGTAAGTTTTCATCTAAACCATCATTCTATTCCAAAATCCGTTCTCTTGATAGAGGATTCAAAATCCAGTCAGCTATGTATGTTAAAGCAGTAGCATCGTAGTACAATTCTATATCTGgtactccctgtcctcctctcatCTTATCAAGCTGGAGTAGTTCGAAAGCCATTCTTGATCTTTTATAATTCTAAATAAATTTATTCAAAGAATTTTTCCAATTTCGCAGGGGTTTTTTCTTGATACCTATAGACAAagcttgaaattttaaaatgaggttttttttacaaaatgttcATCTTAATAGTTGCCATCCAAGTTGACCATGAAAAGTTCATTATGGACCATCTTTGCATGTCCTCTTGTATTTTCTTCCATACCTTTTAGTAGTTCTTTTCAGAAAGGCATTCACATAGAATCTTAAATAGCGTACTTTGTTCCAGTTCATTTCATGGTCCCTTTTATCTCTCATTTCCTGTAATACTTGTTCTGAAGCTGCTGTCAACCAAATATATGGTTTGACCTTAATAATTTTATAATCAGAAATCCCCCAAactattatggggagaggttTCGGGTCTAgtaaacattaaaaccacatcGTCAGCATACCTTCTCAACTTGAATTCTTCACCATttacctttagaagaagagttggttcttctatgccgcttttctctacctgaaggagtctcaaagcagcttacaattgccttccctttcctctccccacaacagacaccctgtgagggaggtgaggctgagagagccctgatattactgaagaagaagaagagttggttcttatatgccgcttttctctacctgaaggagtctcaaagcagcttccatttgccttccctttcctctccccacaacagacaccctgtgagggaggtgagtcctgatatcactgctcagtcagaacagctttctcagtgctgtggggagcccaaggtcacccagctggctgcctgtgggggagtgcagaatcgaacctgacatgccagattagaagtccgcactcctaaccaccacaccaaacttgCTCTTAGGTCGGGGAGTTCTGACATATCTCTAATTTTAGTAGCAATAGTTTCCATcaccaaattaaataataatggagATAGCAAGCAGCCTTGTCTAGCTCTTTGCATGATTCGCATCTTCTCTTCAGTAAACATTCCATTCACCAAGATTTTAGCCTCTTGCCTCAAATATATTTAGCGGATGAGTTTTCAAAAGACGTCTCCACAGTCCATTGTTTGGGGGTGTTCCTTGCAAAAAATTCCACTGAACATTATCAAAAGCCTTTTCTgcatcaagaaaaataaaagctGCACAATGGTGTGTCTTACAAGAGactgtggacaaaaccaaagtcacaACTACAGGTGGATCGCCAACAAATGCATACCTCAAAGGGGCCCAATCTGAGCAAGTCaatgaatttaaatacttaggctcattggtgcaagaaaataaagtgtcatctaccactgaagcccacaataggattggccaagcaacatcagcatttgacacactcaaatggtgccttgGAAAGACCAAAGAGCaaatctctctcaagaccaaagtggatgggtcaatatgaccatatatggtcattattattattattgttattatttaatttttagaccgcccttctcccaataggtctcagggcggtttacaacataaatagttaaaacacaataaaatccccataaaaaccccaattaaaagttacatataacatatcacataacatatagcagcggtggtcacaattctgatcttagttcagcctggtggagagaataatgttcagaagagggtggcaccaatacaatacatctaaccatgatctcggtgttagagatctcaatattggaggggatcctctgatggattagtgggagagctgccctggcctcaaccatatgcctggcggaagagctccgtcttacaggccctgtggaaagctggtagatcctgcagggctcttagctcttctgggagctcgttccaccaggttggggccaggactgaaaaggccctggcccgggtcgaggccaggcgaacatcccgtgggcacgggacaaccagtaaattcatacccgcagagcggagcgccctgcaggggacatatcacccgataaatgtttaacaaaaaattaattcccacacatttggaaaatggttgagaaagcttggtttaTGTTATAATTTCAGGTACATTTTGGAGCCAATTGAGGTTTTCCCCGATGAAGAGCTATGGTTTTACATTTGGAAATTGTAAATATTGAAGGGGAGGGGTTTACTGGTGTTTTGCGAAGTTATATAATAACTGTGTTCATGAGTTTTTGCATGTATGTTTGTTGTTTTTAGACTACTGCTGATGAAGAACATTTTTGAaacccagcatttgctggtggttTGTCTGATCTTGTACCAGTGTGTCAGCATTTATGTTGAAATATCTAACATTGATTGTTAAATGGATACCACTGTTTGGAAATACATATACACAAAATTGAAGCAAATATAGAGTTTATAACATTGCATTAGGAAGTGTAAACACAGTAGCTGCATTTTGCTTGTAATTCCCCACCTGGCTGGCAATCTTAATGGGACCTGTTGGTGACACATAGgtttagtagtaatagtagtagtagtagcagcagcagtagcagtagtaatattaatatatcccaccattcccagaTGGCTCAGGGCAAATGACAACAGGTTTTCCTGCATCATAGTTGCACCCCAACTAGGCCGTGTGTGTAATATATCTCTTACAGTAttttgaagaagttggttcttatatgccacttttctctacccgaaggagtctcaaagtggattacagttgccttccccttcctctccccacaacagacaccctgtgaggtgggcgaggctgagagagccctgatattactgaagaagaagaagagttggttcttatatgccgcttttctctacccgaaggaggctcaaagtggcttccaattgccttcccttcctctctccacaacagacaccttgtgagggaggtgaggctgagggagccctgatattactgaagaggaagaagagttggttcttatatgccgcttttctctacccgaaggaggctcaaagtggcttccaattgccttcccttcctctctccacaacagacaccctgtgatgtaggtgaggctgagagagccctgatatttctgctcagtcagaacagctttctcagtgctgtggcaagcccaaggtcacccagctggctgcatgtggaggagcagggaatcaaacccagctcgttgGATTAGAAGTTTGCCCTCCCTCTCCTAGCATCTTTCCCCTCCTAACATATTTAGCCCTGATGCACTAGGCCGGCCTGActtcatcagttctcagaagcaaagcagagacAGCCCTGGTTAGCCCTTGGATAAGAGACCAGCCAGAAGGCACATGGTTGCTCTGtataggcaggcaatggccaaccgcctctgttcatctcttgccttgaaacccccatggcaccctttctcaacttgtttaccactgtgaaatccctgaaacattcttcagtgttCGAAGTGGTACAATCCTGTGGTccaatagctgtgtacatgtccacctgggccTCCTCCtcacccgctccaggcccatcattggctatttggggaggacAGCAcaatgtggtcatatcacccgataaaagtTTAacgaaaatatattaaaaattaattaagaacCCCATCcgttcagggtttcatgaaaccctggttgagaaagcctgccccatGGCTTGTCatcacttcccccccctccacatattTGACCCCCAATTGCACTCAATACTTCTGTACTACCACTCAAGTAGAAGGTGTGGAGCTTCCTCTGTCTGTCCGTGCTCAGTGTGTCGGAGAACCAGACGCGCTTCTTCTTGGGCATCTCTCCTGATTCCGGCGGCGCTGGGTCTGTCCTGGATTCCAGAGAGTGGCCTACAAGGCGATAGGCCTGCCTGTCCAAAATCCCAGACGAGGAACTTCCCTTGGGCAATCTGAGTTCATCCGAAAAGGCAGTCTGCGCTTGGAGGTCACCTTTGTGTTCAGCAGTTGCAGGGCTCGTGTGAGCTGACTCTTCCGTCCAGGGCGAGGAGAGATCTAGCGACTCTTTGGAACCGAGCAATCTCCCAGCCTTGTAGTAAACtacagaaaggagagggagggagggagggagagaaggaaggaaggaaggaaggaaggaaggaaggaaggaagaaaggaaggaagaaaggaaggaaggaaggaaggaaggaaggaaggaaggcaggaaggaaggaaggaaggaaggcaggcaggcaggcaggcaggcaggcaggcaggcaggcaggcaggcaggcaggcaggcaggcaggcaggcagaaagaaagaaagaaagaaagaaagaaagaaagaaagaaagaaagaaagaaagaaagaaagaaagaaagaaagaaagaaagaaagaaagaaagaaagaaagaaagaaagaaagaaagaaagaaagaaagaaagaaagaaagaaaatttagTTCCACGTAATCCATACCTGAAGTCAGTGCGGAGGTAATTGCTTATAAACAGTGTTTGCCATAATTTTTATCGGGGGACTGAGTGATAGCGGACCCTACCAATAAACCTCATAAGTCCGCCAGAGCTAACTGCATTCCACAAGTTTAGGAGAGAGGCTGGCTGGcaccccattcccacccccaccaggctgTAGAGACAAGTGTCTCTGCAGCCTGCAGGGGCAGCGCTGGGGAAGGAGCTGGCCAGCATCTCTCCAGATTGAGAGAGATGTTGGCTGACCCCTTCAGTCCCCACCGTGCCCCTGGGTGCAGAGATGCCAGGGGAAGGAGCCGGCCAGCACTTctttcagcccccaccccaccactgGATGCAGAGACAAAGCTCTCTGCACCCTGCAGGGGCAAGGCTGGGAGATGCGGGGAGGTGCTGCCAGGCTCTTCAagctactcccctccccccatgcagagagaagcctctctccaGCCTGCAAGGCAGCTCTCGGACCAAGGAGCTGGCCACCGCCTTTCCCAGTGCTGAGAAGCCCTGCCAGGctctttaacacacacacacactcacacccatACAGGCTTCAGAGAGATGCCTCTCTGTGCCAGCTCCCTcttaaatcctcccccccccccaagtccctacCTACCGCCAGGTACATTCCTGAACATGctgggctttacttctagttAATGATattaaggaagaaagggagacacGGGTACTTTTGAGTAGACTTAAGCAATTCGATATACATAAGTCTAAcacaacctttttttaaaaaatacacggATGTAAACACAGCACATGTATTCTTCCAACACTGTTATATAGTACTTGATTGCAACagttttgccactgaggaaatcgCATTGAAAACGGGTAATTAACCGGACCATGTTTTGACACTGATTTTGACACAGATTCTTCTGGAATAAAGAAGAATTCTGTTTCAACATCACACAGTAGCTTGGCTGTCCGTTTCCCTCTGACTTTCTGCTCCCCGCAGTCGCTGACAGGTCGCTTTCTCCTTCATTTTCTGTGCAGGATGACAACCCCTGAGgaaacccttccctcccccaggctccgctccctaaatatccaggtatttccccaccctgaTCCGGCATCCCAAAATGGGAGTGGTCTGCCTCCTCCCTGCCTtatggcagggttagtcaacctgtggtcctccagatgtccatggactacaattcccatgagcccctgccagcatttgctggcaggggctcatgggaattgtagtccatagacatctggaggaccataggttgactgcccctgccttatgGGGTATAAACACTGCACACTTTGAGAGATGTGATCCCTTCCAACCACACCACCAAATACAAGTCCCACTAGGGTCGCTAGCCAGCATACAGGTGGCACCTGGAACGCTGCTGCTATTAGGATGGATTTCCAGGTGgccgagatcagttcctctggagaaaatggctgctttggagagtgaactctgcCATTAGACCTGATCAAGGGTCCTCCCTGCTGCAACCTCCACCTCCCCCAAGCTCCAGACCCCCCAAtacccaggcatttcccaacctaaagctgACAATCTTGGTTCCCACAGGCCTTTGTCCATCAGCGTTCTGCTCAGCGGTGGtttaaggcagactttctcaattttgctaccattgagaaaccccctgaaacattcttcaggcttcgagaaaccccagaagtggtgcgatcgtgcagaagacggttaggaagcagagtccctccccttcccaccccctccaggctcatcattagccattttgggaggggatggaggggttgacatgaccatatatgttcgtATCACCTgttaaatgcttaacacatttttaaaatatgtaaaaaaattaattagacccccccccccattcgtgaaacccttccagggccatcaagaaaccccagggtttcacaagacctggtggaaaaagTCTGGTtgaaggattcacagggcctgtaatcCCAGAGCCAGCTTAAGGTTTCACAGGACCCTTCTTTTGTTCTTGCTATCCACCAGCTGCagaagtatgaagaccccctaaaAATCATGGTGGGAAGGCCCCCTAACCACAGAGTACCGTGGTGTTCCTGGAACCCTGGGGCTTGTGGGATGTGCTACATGTGCTGCTAAAGTAAACTGCTTTTGGTTGAGCTGGCTGCCGGTAACTTGAACACCCCTCTATCTTCCCTCCCCGCTTTTTTCAAGTTAAAGGGAAACAGTTTCTCGTTCTTATCATAGAGGAGAACTCCAGGAAGCCAATGGCTTTTGTGTATTAAAGAGCAGACagcagtccccccaccccccattaaaTTGACTGAAactattctgcacatgttttgTAATGTACTTTAGTGCACCTTGGAAGCAGTGCACAGAAACATTCAGTGCTCATTGCAGACGTAGagcataatgcacttccaatgtgatTTTGCAACTAGATTTtactgtgcggaacaggaaaacctgcttctaaagtgcactgaaaccaacatgaccgtttatgcactgggaacttcactgccccaggtgctgtgcaggagcaaaaatcgggggctgatgaggagcacctgcagcccggcatgaaacttccagtgcataaacggtccatgtgagCAGACAATGCTGATCTTTCAGGCcaagtataaggcagtttcatgtactTGAAAAGGTGAGAGTGTTTTGCCAGTTCTGAATTGGGGAAtacctagaacaggctttctcaagaagggtttcatgaagctcTGGCATTTTTTGACCACCCTGCAAgagttttccgaatgggtgggaggtaattaatttttatataattttttaatttttttaaatatatatatttaaaaattgttaaacatttatcaggtgatatgagcatatatggtcatgtcaacccgctcccccctccccaaatggccagtgacgggcctggagggggtggctgtgaacacagctctgcttctcaaccaggttctgcacaattgcaccacttctggggtttctcaaagccttgagaatgtttcagaggttttctcaatggtaaaaaaattaattgagaaaggctgacctagggaTTTAGGAAACGGACCTtgaggtgggcagggtttggggacggCAGctataatgccgtagagtccaccttccgttttctccagaagaactcatCTATGTAACCTGGAGTCCAATTATTATCCTGGGAgatccagtccccacctggagggttgGCAACGCTAGCGGGACATGATGATCTGACTCTGCCAAGCCATGGGCCCAATCAAGACTGAGCCCTCACAGAGCTTTTAAATGGCTGAATGCTTCTCTACGTCACCCACAGGTTGGCCCCGGGTCTGCTATAAGGGCTAGCTCAGCCCAGAGATACATCCGCACAAAAGTGCCATCAACTGAGGGACCTTTACTCACCAAGGCTGAGGGGGAGCGGGGCCTGAGCTTTGTCACCCCCGGGCAAAGGGCTGTCCGTGAGCCAAGATTTCTTGAGCCCTGTGCCTTCTGGGAACTCCTCCTGCTCTTTCCTGCCAATCGTCGAACACGACACGCTTGACAGGGGTGCtaatttcttttccccccttctgggCTGGAAAAGGGGGGGATCGTTGTGGAGCTGCTTGGGCTGCGTCTGGGCACCGGGATTACACAGCGCCGCGTTCTCCTTGGAGAGGACGGGAGGGGAATAATTAAAATTCGCAAGCAGAGGTGACTGTCGCTGAACTTCCGGCTCCGTTTTTTTAAACAGTCTTCCAAGGTACTGACCTGCAATGAAAAGCAGAGGGAATCTTCTGGGTTTGCTATGGACTTTTCATCCCAAGCTTTTGCAGTGTTGGAATTTCAGCCCACTGAGATCGGTTCTCCTACAGAAAATGATGGCTTTTGAAAGTTAGCGGTATGGCTTTCCACATACTGCCGCCCCAGGCTCCGTATTCAACTCAATCTCCTAGgtgtcctgtagggcaggggtagaagttgtggtcttccagatgtccatggactacaattcccatgagcccctgccagcaaacgctagcaggggctcatggaaattgtagtccatggacatctagaggaccacagcttgac
It contains:
- the SPATC1L gene encoding speriolin-like protein isoform X1; this translates as MTEEWMKRIQEENAHLKSQIRLLKENYELRVLLGQQCENSVQGQFPAPHVPPGYPEASMWAKGGQYLGRLFKKTEPEVQRQSPLLANFNYSPPVLSKENAALCNPGAQTQPKQLHNDPPLFQPRRGEKKLAPLSSVSCSTIGRKEQEEFPEGTGLKKSWLTDSPLPGGDKAQAPLPLSLVYYKAGRLLGSKESLDLSSPWTEESAHTSPATAEHKGDLQAQTAFSDELRLPKGSSSSGILDRQAYRLVGHSLESRTDPAPPESGEMPKKKRVWFSDTLSTDRQRKLHTFYLSELEVAQNNKKNGRVVGEIAFQLDRRILAHVFPGITRLYGFTVSNIPEKIKQVSMKSLDGSLDEKKYRAMTQRYLDLFAHLEKMGYHSDIHPVFSEFLINTYGILKQRPDLNSDPTHNNPAELRKMVIDTVPPRFLGDTLLLLNCLCELSKEDNKSLFAW